One window of the Lactococcus lactis genome contains the following:
- a CDS encoding arsenic metallochaperone ArsD family protein: MKIELFEEDIPEFSNEMMTLTQVFAAFKCGEDLQMARYNLKNQSEIFQNYPQVTQMLGKKDVLPLTLVDGEITLIGDYPMVEDLTEITGLSFQNLGCEEDCQDCSCQ, from the coding sequence ATGAAAATTGAACTTTTTGAGGAAGATATTCCCGAATTTAGTAATGAAATGATGACATTAACCCAAGTTTTTGCTGCTTTTAAATGTGGTGAAGACTTGCAAATGGCACGTTATAATTTAAAGAATCAGTCAGAAATTTTTCAAAACTATCCTCAAGTGACACAAATGTTGGGAAAAAAGGATGTCTTACCTCTGACCCTTGTAGATGGCGAAATAACATTGATTGGTGACTATCCAATGGTGGAAGATTTGACAGAAATCACTGGTTTAAGTTTTCAAAATCTCGGATGTGAAGAAGACTGTCAGGACTGTTCTTGTCAGTAA
- a CDS encoding ArsC/Spx/MgsR family protein, translating into MIKIYQKSSSNQSAERVTSWFKKRNIPYVVISKTSLCKEDIVRVLELSNKGFEEIIVSESKAPKLYSELRSSCDMDQISTEQMIQFILKNQQLLRSPITFDDRRLLIGYNNEDIRTFIPWRLR; encoded by the coding sequence ATGATTAAAATCTACCAAAAATCAAGTTCAAACCAGTCAGCTGAGCGCGTTACCAGTTGGTTTAAAAAGCGAAATATTCCTTATGTTGTCATTTCCAAAACTTCATTATGCAAAGAAGATATTGTCAGAGTTTTAGAGCTTTCAAATAAAGGTTTTGAAGAAATTATTGTTTCGGAATCAAAAGCACCCAAACTTTATTCGGAACTAAGAAGTTCTTGTGATATGGACCAAATTTCGACGGAGCAAATGATTCAATTTATTTTGAAAAATCAGCAATTATTGCGTTCACCAATTACTTTTGATGACCGCCGTTTACTTATAGGTTATAATAACGAAGATATTCGGACCTTTATTCCTTGGCGTCTCCGTTAG
- the pabB gene encoding aminodeoxychorismate synthase component I translates to MKEFIIKNTDIWKIFLKYYRSDEEIVFLHSSQVTENEHYSILAHKPYKKVSKYKGQVFFNGEKKKFNFLDAVDLLKDERVERPKNWPFYPELLGFVSYEQDPACFAAYDEVLLFDHRTKLLRVVQFEQTDGQYWLTESEEIEVDSEIEFDVQNGIGAVFIDQTRQEYIASIKKIQDYMKAGDIYVANLTQQFEIWSDQKPIDVFKKTRKQIPAPFSSFLQYPEWKMTQISSSVERFVSIHNGALISKPIKGTIARGENVVADRLQKKILSDSSKERSELLMVTDLLRNDIARISQPFSLSVPKFAEIETFSHVHQLVTSIKSRIKEDLTFSEFMTALFPGGSITGTPKKRAMEIIKEVEKQPRGIYTGMQGWLSREMDLDMNIVIRTLVHDGEHYQLGVGGGITFESEAEAEFSEILLKAKPFLDILGLKDVPSILFTTGLVKNGELLNLEGHVNRLKKQYHHADLEEKLRIFAQKVTDGVLRISTDGDSLTPGIRQLTHSNEAYRVKLSSINDKPSLLSNFKLSGPDFQKVFRQEVLEAKKEGFQDILFHTDGLISELSIGNFVAKKGNQYETPAKYALKGTFLDLFAKNHTLIYKDIAISDLKTYDRFYMTNAVRGLVEIKIDGIS, encoded by the coding sequence TTGAAGGAATTTATAATAAAAAATACGGATATTTGGAAAATTTTCCTAAAATATTATCGGTCAGATGAAGAAATTGTTTTTTTACATAGTAGTCAGGTGACCGAAAATGAGCATTATAGTATTTTAGCTCATAAACCTTATAAAAAGGTTTCAAAATATAAGGGTCAAGTGTTTTTTAATGGTGAAAAAAAGAAGTTCAATTTTTTAGATGCGGTAGATTTGCTGAAGGATGAGAGAGTTGAACGACCTAAAAATTGGCCTTTTTATCCAGAATTATTGGGTTTTGTAAGTTATGAGCAAGATCCGGCTTGTTTTGCAGCTTATGATGAAGTTTTACTTTTTGACCATAGAACAAAACTGTTACGTGTCGTGCAATTTGAACAAACTGATGGCCAATATTGGCTGACTGAATCGGAAGAAATTGAAGTGGATTCAGAGATTGAGTTCGATGTTCAGAATGGCATAGGGGCTGTTTTTATTGACCAAACGAGGCAAGAATATATTGCTTCAATAAAAAAAATACAAGATTATATGAAGGCTGGCGATATTTATGTTGCCAATTTGACGCAACAATTTGAAATTTGGTCCGATCAAAAACCTATTGATGTTTTTAAGAAAACAAGGAAACAAATTCCTGCTCCTTTCTCATCATTTTTACAATATCCTGAATGGAAAATGACGCAAATTTCAAGTTCTGTTGAACGCTTTGTTTCTATTCATAATGGAGCATTAATTTCAAAACCCATTAAAGGAACAATTGCCAGAGGAGAAAATGTTGTAGCTGATAGATTACAAAAGAAAATACTTTCCGACAGTAGTAAAGAACGGTCTGAGTTACTGATGGTGACGGATTTATTGCGTAATGATATTGCCCGAATTAGTCAACCTTTTTCTTTGTCTGTCCCTAAATTTGCAGAAATTGAAACTTTTTCTCATGTTCATCAACTGGTGACTTCAATAAAAAGTAGAATTAAAGAAGATTTGACTTTTTCAGAATTTATGACGGCTTTATTTCCGGGAGGTTCAATCACAGGTACACCTAAGAAGCGGGCAATGGAGATTATTAAGGAAGTTGAAAAACAACCTAGAGGAATTTATACAGGGATGCAGGGTTGGTTAAGTCGAGAAATGGATTTGGATATGAACATCGTGATTCGGACATTAGTTCATGACGGTGAGCATTATCAGCTTGGTGTAGGCGGTGGAATTACGTTCGAGAGCGAAGCAGAAGCAGAGTTTTCAGAGATTTTACTAAAAGCAAAACCCTTTTTAGATATATTAGGCCTGAAAGATGTTCCAAGTATTTTATTTACAACAGGCCTTGTTAAAAATGGTGAATTGTTAAATTTAGAGGGTCATGTCAATCGCTTGAAAAAACAATACCATCATGCAGATTTGGAAGAAAAATTGAGAATATTTGCCCAAAAGGTTACTGACGGGGTTTTACGTATCAGTACTGACGGAGATTCTTTGACCCCTGGGATTCGTCAGTTGACCCATTCAAATGAGGCCTATCGAGTTAAACTGTCGTCAATTAATGACAAACCTAGTCTTTTGTCTAACTTTAAACTTTCAGGCCCAGATTTTCAAAAGGTCTTTCGTCAGGAAGTCTTAGAAGCGAAAAAAGAAGGGTTTCAAGATATTCTATTTCATACAGATGGTTTGATCAGTGAATTATCAATCGGAAATTTTGTGGCAAAAAAGGGGAATCAGTACGAAACGCCAGCCAAATATGCTCTAAAAGGAACTTTTTTAGATTTATTTGCGAAAAATCATACGCTAATATATAAAGATATTGCGATTTCTGATTTGAAAACTTACGATCGTTTTTATATGACAAATGCTGTCAGAGGATTAGTTGAAATTAAAATTGATGGAATTTCCTAA
- a CDS encoding anthranilate synthase component II has product MKLLLIDNYDSFTYLLAQYFEELDCSVTVVNDQDKMSQKIRISPDFICENYDAIIISPGPKTPKEAVFSRDVVQLYAGKIPMLGICLGQQVIAECFGGNVVLGERPMHGKISVIRHNYQGIFKGLPQNLKVARYHSLIVDKLPDDFEIDAQSEDGVIQAIHQPKLKLWALQFHPESLVTEYGHEMLNNFLKVV; this is encoded by the coding sequence ATGAAATTGCTATTAATTGATAATTATGATTCATTTACTTATTTGCTTGCACAGTATTTTGAGGAATTAGATTGTAGTGTAACAGTGGTTAATGACCAAGATAAAATGAGTCAGAAAATTAGAATTTCTCCGGATTTTATTTGTGAAAATTATGATGCGATTATCATTTCTCCAGGTCCAAAAACACCAAAAGAAGCCGTTTTTAGTAGGGATGTAGTTCAACTATACGCTGGAAAAATTCCTATGTTAGGAATTTGCTTGGGTCAGCAAGTCATTGCTGAATGTTTTGGAGGAAATGTTGTTCTTGGTGAGAGGCCAATGCATGGAAAAATTTCTGTCATTCGTCATAATTATCAAGGAATTTTTAAAGGACTTCCACAAAATTTGAAAGTTGCACGTTATCATTCGTTGATTGTCGATAAACTACCTGATGATTTTGAAATTGATGCGCAGAGTGAGGATGGTGTTATTCAGGCCATTCATCAGCCAAAATTAAAATTGTGGGCTTTACAATTTCACCCAGAAAGTTTAGTTACTGAATATGGTCATGAAATGTTAAATAATTTTTTGAAAGTGGTGTAG
- a CDS encoding metal ABC transporter substrate-binding protein: MIEKYKNILITFIALAAIVFLVGCSNKKTDQVTDKKINVVVTNSILADITKNIADDKINLHSIVPVGKDPHEYEPLPVDVQKTSKADLIFYNGLNLETGGNAWFTKLVNNANKKENIDYFPVSTGVEVIYLEGKNTEGKEDPHAWLNLENGIIYAKNIEQQLSKKDPVNKDFYKHNLDKYVKKLSDLDQQAKSKFSLIPENEKMIVTSEGCFKYFSKAYNIPSAYIWEINTEEEGTPDQIKNLVRKLRATELKSLFVESSVDNRPMKTVSKDTGIPIYSTIFTDSVAKKGENGDSYYSMMKWNLDQIYKGLAK; encoded by the coding sequence ATGATTGAAAAATATAAAAATATATTGATAACTTTTATAGCACTAGCTGCTATCGTTTTTCTAGTAGGTTGCTCAAATAAAAAAACAGACCAAGTCACAGATAAAAAAATAAATGTGGTCGTGACTAATTCAATTTTGGCAGATATCACAAAAAATATTGCTGATGATAAAATCAATTTGCATAGTATAGTTCCGGTTGGAAAAGACCCGCATGAATATGAACCATTGCCTGTAGATGTTCAAAAAACTTCTAAAGCAGATTTAATCTTTTACAATGGTTTAAACTTGGAAACAGGTGGAAATGCATGGTTTACAAAACTAGTGAATAATGCAAATAAAAAAGAAAATATTGATTATTTTCCTGTAAGCACTGGAGTTGAGGTCATTTATCTTGAAGGAAAGAACACTGAAGGAAAAGAAGACCCGCATGCTTGGCTCAATTTAGAGAACGGGATTATTTATGCAAAAAATATTGAACAACAGTTATCTAAAAAAGACCCAGTTAATAAGGATTTTTATAAACATAATTTAGATAAATATGTTAAAAAATTATCTGATCTTGATCAGCAAGCAAAATCTAAATTTTCTTTAATACCTGAAAATGAAAAGATGATTGTAACGAGCGAAGGTTGTTTTAAATATTTTTCTAAGGCTTATAATATTCCCTCTGCTTATATTTGGGAGATAAATACAGAAGAAGAAGGCACGCCAGATCAAATAAAAAATCTGGTTAGAAAGTTAAGAGCTACTGAACTCAAATCGCTTTTTGTAGAAAGTAGTGTTGATAATCGACCAATGAAAACTGTTTCTAAGGATACAGGAATTCCAATTTATTCAACAATATTTACAGATTCAGTGGCGAAAAAAGGGGAAAATGGGGATAGCTACTATAGTATGATGAAATGGAATTTAGATCAAATTTATAAAGGTCTTGCTAAATAG
- a CDS encoding metal ABC transporter permease → MIENFINGLYEFHFLQNSLVTAVVIGIVSGAVGCFIILRGMSLMGDAISHAVLPGVAISYILGINFFVGAIIFGLLSSIIITFIKNNSIIKGDTAIGITFSSFLALGVILIGVANSSTDLFHILFGNILAVQDIDKWLTIGVSGIVLIVIILFFKELLITSFDPLMARAIGMKVNLYHYLLMVLLTLVSVTAMQSVGTILIVAMLITPAATAYLYTNSLRKMIILSSSLGAVSSVLGLFIGYSFNIAVGSSIVITSAIIFAISFLVSPKQNFIKKKVKIDD, encoded by the coding sequence ATGATAGAAAATTTTATAAATGGTTTATATGAGTTCCACTTTTTACAAAATTCTTTAGTTACTGCGGTAGTGATAGGGATAGTTTCAGGAGCAGTTGGCTGTTTTATTATTTTAAGAGGAATGTCCTTAATGGGAGATGCGATTTCTCATGCAGTACTTCCAGGTGTAGCCATTTCTTATATTTTAGGAATAAATTTCTTTGTAGGGGCAATTATTTTTGGATTATTGTCGTCAATAATTATTACTTTCATAAAAAATAATAGTATTATCAAAGGTGATACTGCAATTGGAATTACATTTAGTTCGTTTCTAGCCTTAGGTGTTATATTAATCGGAGTTGCCAATAGTTCAACAGATTTGTTCCATATTCTTTTTGGAAATATTTTAGCTGTACAAGATATTGATAAATGGCTGACAATAGGAGTTTCGGGAATTGTTTTAATAGTAATCATCCTTTTTTTTAAGGAACTTTTAATTACATCATTTGACCCCTTAATGGCAAGAGCAATTGGAATGAAAGTTAATTTATATCACTATCTTTTGATGGTTTTATTGACGTTAGTATCCGTAACTGCGATGCAAAGCGTCGGAACTATTTTAATTGTTGCTATGTTAATTACGCCAGCAGCAACAGCATATTTATATACAAATAGCTTGAGGAAAATGATAATTCTCTCCTCTTCACTAGGGGCAGTTTCTTCCGTTTTAGGTTTATTTATAGGTTACAGCTTTAATATTGCTGTCGGTTCAAGCATTGTCATTACTTCAGCTATCATTTTTGCAATTAGTTTTTTAGTTTCACCAAAACAAAATTTTATAAAAAAGAAGGTTAAAATTGATGATTGA
- a CDS encoding metal ABC transporter ATP-binding protein, giving the protein MINTKNLNVFYNENKVLKDIQLEVIPGRITGIIGPNGAGKSTLIKAILNIVPHSGEILINGEVSKKQLKKIAYVEQKSDIDHTFPIKIKECVSLGTYTGLKLFQKLGAKEWSRVSEALQKVNLLDYENRQIGELSGGQFQRVLLARCLVQEADYIFLDEPFVGIDSISEKIIMDILQDLKHQGKTILIVHHDLSKVKEYFDDIIILNRELIAYGPINENFSQKYLKKAYGDNIFIGD; this is encoded by the coding sequence ATGATAAATACTAAGAATTTAAATGTATTCTATAATGAAAATAAAGTCCTGAAAGATATTCAACTAGAAGTTATACCTGGGAGAATCACTGGTATTATCGGACCAAATGGTGCAGGAAAATCTACTTTAATCAAGGCAATTCTTAATATTGTTCCACATTCTGGAGAAATACTGATAAATGGTGAGGTAAGTAAAAAACAATTGAAAAAGATTGCTTATGTAGAGCAAAAAAGTGACATTGACCATACTTTTCCAATTAAGATAAAGGAGTGTGTATCTCTTGGAACTTATACAGGATTAAAATTGTTTCAGAAACTTGGTGCAAAGGAATGGTCTAGAGTATCTGAAGCTTTACAGAAAGTTAATTTACTAGACTATGAAAACAGACAGATAGGAGAACTATCAGGTGGTCAGTTTCAAAGAGTTTTATTAGCAAGATGTCTGGTCCAAGAAGCAGACTATATATTTTTAGATGAACCATTTGTTGGGATTGATTCGATAAGCGAGAAAATTATTATGGATATTCTTCAGGATTTGAAACATCAAGGGAAGACCATTTTAATTGTGCATCATGATTTGAGTAAAGTGAAAGAGTATTTTGATGACATAATTATTTTAAATAGAGAATTAATTGCATATGGACCGATAAATGAGAACTTTAGTCAAAAATACTTGAAAAAAGCTTACGGTGATAATATTTTTATAGGAGATTAG
- a CDS encoding VOC family protein, with protein sequence MTTMVFVNFPVTDIKKSTAFYEKIGFKKNPDFSDELVSCMIWDENFFIMLLSRARYKTFIGEKEIADTKSSSSALISFTFANAQSVKDFGKLADENGGKTIHLDNGIPEEMMYGLEVQDPDGNCLEPVWMNPEMANN encoded by the coding sequence ATGACAACTATGGTTTTTGTAAATTTTCCAGTTACTGATATTAAGAAATCAACCGCTTTTTACGAAAAAATAGGTTTCAAAAAGAACCCCGATTTCTCGGATGAGTTAGTTAGTTGTATGATTTGGGATGAAAATTTCTTTATCATGCTATTATCACGCGCTCGTTATAAAACATTTATTGGCGAAAAAGAAATTGCAGATACGAAGTCATCAAGTTCAGCATTAATTTCTTTTACTTTTGCAAACGCTCAGTCTGTGAAGGATTTCGGAAAATTAGCGGATGAAAATGGTGGAAAAACTATCCATTTGGATAATGGTATTCCTGAAGAAATGATGTATGGTCTAGAAGTCCAAGACCCTGATGGTAATTGTTTAGAGCCCGTGTGGATGAATCCTGAAATGGCTAACAATTAA
- a CDS encoding DUF4176 domain-containing protein has product MEKKSLKEFLPIGSVVLVAGGKEKLMIIGQKQMKVDTKREFDYAAIVAPEGYQNSDSIRYFNREEVVYIFQMGFYDN; this is encoded by the coding sequence ATGGAAAAGAAGAGTTTAAAGGAATTTTTACCGATTGGAAGTGTTGTTTTAGTTGCTGGTGGAAAAGAAAAGCTGATGATTATTGGACAAAAACAAATGAAAGTAGATACTAAACGTGAATTTGATTATGCAGCTATCGTAGCTCCAGAGGGATACCAAAATTCTGACTCTATTCGTTACTTTAATAGAGAAGAAGTTGTATATATTTTTCAAATGGGTTTTTACGATAATTAA
- a CDS encoding AAA family ATPase, which produces MKPIYLEMNYFGPHENSVVDFRLLDESPIFLISGDTGAGKSTIFDAMTYALFGTTTGDRDAKEMRSQFATADDRTSVTFYFKQGNLLYRIERSPEQKLSKKRGSGSTLQKSTAKLAIVDRVKGIEKNNIAINPKNVGEEITRLLHLNAEQFKKIILLPQNDFSRFLKSSTPDKEAILKRIFGTYIFTSFSNEIKAKNSEMNVVYLEYDRKQQNLYESSIWNPIELKELEDAAEQEKLDLVTSLWKDRVARKNEIEGQTFEQEEKVISIEIAYKSALELENQFKNLNNLENDYQQNIIEKSAIFEGNSEYLKKLKWASPLKESIHELEQDIKQSKSLKNNIAGIISEKAKDEILLKKLTNEKEDLNKQQENINENKKVAEKIFIQIQLSLQVEKKQSKVEELKLEQADNLTLLESFKANLGQAAENISTLQDDVISDDYFINKREERNQLELTFRGKLIPTFQKVKHSKDDIVGLELKLKENTIALSENKDNLEKAKFAYNEKLKGRRRLMIAQLQSELQEGEACPVCGALEHPFTETIEESSYKELGNLLKEIDESQKKQTVLLEKNKQLQQLKTELKTSLDLKKIEADEFEKELSILYSEFIADYSQIFPDSFDEVSIDESLLNLTKSLELEEVKNDETKVKLADLESKKLELQEKVKDFEYSNQEFNRQIENLNAEITEIGITETSYNLIRKRNRLMEKADLFEKHLSELMAQLSDIKIKISSQTASLNSFESQEATLLERISANKEKIKEKFSEQEAFTTEFQILKEWAYDDDLIQISQKVEQYKADKARLKVEIKNIQQLIQNKKRPNLALIEEEKKQTNENYVFLQKKLVSAENEVEQAKSILSELKKVIKQQDKDASKKSAITKLYNAISGRASEDKLRLETYVVQNYLEKILDYANLHFINQLSNNRYRFELAGEGNNRRMDHGLDINIYDNETGAARSADTLSGGETFIAALSIALALSEVVQNTANGVQIEALFIDEGFGSLDQETLQKAMQALEQIGENRLVGVISHVEEMKATIGQQIIINKMGDGRSNIKSVIK; this is translated from the coding sequence ATGAAGCCTATATATTTGGAAATGAATTATTTTGGCCCCCATGAGAATTCTGTCGTAGATTTTCGACTGCTAGATGAATCTCCTATATTTCTAATTAGTGGGGACACAGGCGCTGGAAAATCCACGATATTTGACGCGATGACATATGCTTTGTTTGGAACAACAACGGGTGATAGAGATGCCAAAGAAATGAGAAGTCAGTTTGCAACAGCTGATGATAGGACAAGCGTGACATTTTATTTTAAACAAGGAAATCTTTTATACAGAATTGAAAGAAGTCCTGAACAAAAACTCTCAAAGAAACGAGGCAGTGGATCTACTCTTCAAAAATCAACAGCGAAATTAGCTATTGTAGATAGAGTAAAAGGAATCGAGAAAAATAATATTGCAATAAATCCTAAAAACGTTGGAGAAGAAATCACTCGTCTTTTACATCTGAATGCCGAACAATTTAAAAAAATAATTCTTCTACCTCAAAATGATTTTTCGAGATTTTTGAAGTCTTCTACTCCAGATAAAGAGGCAATATTAAAAAGAATATTTGGTACCTACATTTTTACATCTTTTAGCAATGAGATAAAGGCTAAAAATTCAGAGATGAATGTTGTTTATTTAGAATATGATCGAAAACAACAAAATTTATATGAATCATCAATTTGGAATCCTATTGAATTAAAAGAACTAGAAGATGCAGCTGAACAAGAAAAACTGGATCTAGTCACGTCTCTATGGAAGGATCGTGTTGCGAGAAAAAATGAGATAGAAGGTCAAACTTTTGAACAAGAAGAAAAAGTAATTTCGATAGAAATAGCTTATAAATCCGCGCTGGAATTAGAAAATCAGTTTAAAAATCTAAATAATTTAGAAAATGATTACCAGCAGAATATTATTGAAAAGTCAGCTATTTTTGAAGGAAATTCCGAATATCTAAAAAAATTGAAATGGGCCTCTCCCTTAAAAGAAAGTATTCATGAATTAGAACAAGATATAAAACAGTCAAAAAGTTTAAAAAATAATATTGCTGGGATAATTTCTGAAAAAGCAAAAGATGAAATTCTTTTGAAAAAATTAACAAACGAAAAAGAGGACTTAAATAAACAGCAAGAAAATATTAATGAGAATAAAAAAGTAGCAGAAAAAATATTTATCCAGATTCAGCTATCACTTCAAGTAGAAAAAAAACAATCAAAGGTAGAGGAGTTAAAGTTAGAGCAAGCTGATAATCTCACACTACTAGAAAGTTTTAAAGCTAACTTGGGACAAGCAGCCGAAAATATTTCAACTCTTCAAGATGATGTTATTTCTGATGATTACTTTATTAATAAAAGAGAAGAGAGAAATCAATTAGAATTAACATTTCGAGGGAAATTAATTCCGACCTTTCAGAAAGTGAAACATTCAAAAGATGATATTGTTGGGTTAGAATTAAAATTAAAAGAAAACACAATAGCGCTTTCTGAAAATAAGGACAATCTAGAAAAGGCTAAATTTGCTTATAATGAAAAATTAAAAGGTAGAAGACGCTTGATGATCGCACAGCTGCAATCTGAGTTGCAAGAAGGCGAAGCATGTCCCGTGTGTGGTGCATTAGAACATCCGTTTACAGAAACTATTGAAGAAAGCTCTTATAAAGAACTTGGAAATTTATTGAAAGAGATTGATGAATCACAAAAGAAACAAACAGTCCTTTTGGAGAAAAATAAACAATTACAACAATTAAAGACTGAACTTAAAACTAGTCTTGATTTGAAAAAAATAGAGGCAGATGAGTTTGAAAAAGAACTTTCAATTCTTTATAGTGAATTTATTGCTGATTATTCACAAATATTTCCGGATTCCTTTGATGAAGTATCTATTGATGAAAGTCTTTTAAATTTAACGAAATCGTTAGAGTTGGAAGAGGTAAAAAATGATGAAACAAAAGTAAAGCTTGCTGATTTGGAGTCAAAAAAACTTGAATTACAGGAAAAAGTAAAAGACTTTGAATATAGTAATCAAGAGTTTAATAGACAGATAGAAAATTTAAACGCTGAAATAACGGAGATAGGGATTACTGAAACAAGTTATAATTTGATAAGGAAGCGAAATAGGCTAATGGAAAAAGCTGATTTATTTGAAAAACATCTGTCAGAACTAATGGCACAACTTTCAGATATTAAAATAAAAATTTCTTCACAAACGGCCAGCTTAAATTCATTTGAAAGTCAAGAAGCAACATTACTTGAAAGGATAAGCGCCAATAAAGAAAAAATAAAAGAAAAATTTTCTGAGCAAGAGGCATTCACGACAGAATTTCAAATATTAAAAGAGTGGGCTTATGATGATGATTTAATTCAGATTTCCCAAAAAGTTGAACAATATAAAGCAGATAAAGCAAGATTGAAAGTCGAAATTAAAAATATTCAGCAATTAATTCAAAATAAAAAGCGACCAAATCTTGCATTGATTGAAGAAGAAAAAAAACAGACAAATGAAAACTATGTTTTTTTGCAAAAAAAATTGGTGTCTGCTGAAAATGAAGTAGAGCAAGCGAAGTCAATTCTTAGTGAATTAAAAAAAGTCATAAAACAACAAGATAAGGATGCTAGCAAAAAATCTGCAATTACTAAGCTTTATAATGCAATTTCAGGTAGAGCTTCCGAAGATAAACTAAGGCTTGAAACATATGTGGTTCAAAATTATTTAGAAAAAATTCTTGATTATGCTAACCTTCATTTTATTAATCAGTTGTCAAACAATAGATATCGATTTGAACTTGCTGGCGAGGGAAATAATCGACGAATGGATCATGGCTTAGATATTAATATTTATGATAATGAAACAGGGGCGGCTCGTTCAGCTGATACCTTATCGGGTGGAGAAACATTTATAGCCGCATTGTCAATTGCTTTGGCTTTAAGTGAAGTCGTACAAAATACAGCTAATGGTGTCCAAATAGAAGCACTATTTATTGATGAAGGATTTGGTTCTCTTGACCAAGAAACATTACAAAAAGCAATGCAAGCTCTTGAACAAATTGGTGAAAATAGATTAGTTGGAGTAATTAGCCATGTAGAGGAAATGAAAGCAACTATTGGACAACAAATTATCATAAATAAAATGGGGGATGGTAGAAGTAATATTAAATCTGTCATTAAATAA
- a CDS encoding exonuclease SbcCD subunit D has protein sequence MKFLHTSDWHIGRTLNGFSLLEEQKYAFEQILSLAKQNQVDGIIIAGDLYDRAVPSAESVITFNQMLREMNIIEKFPIYMISGNHDGAKRLSYAKDWLDYNNLHLRTSLEEAFIPVETKETQIFLLPFFDPMDARIYFSNQGLDEEDTKQIKTIDDAMTLVISKMKSQFNNKKNQVLVTHFAVSPHKEEIVLTSETSSKVGGLSTLNVSQFADFDYVALGHIHTRLASPSDKVQYSGSPVKFNTKEASTQKGIFVVEIKEKMLNSNFLPLQVKTDLVVLEEEWEQLINRDFYERQPLNKAWFAITIKNFDRTKLVGQNLRAQLQKIYGTIIELDYQFEKKQLTRSRSQDIETLDNVEILSSFYKFTTGETLDDVQTAIIESTFNELEGEK, from the coding sequence ATGAAATTTTTACACACATCAGACTGGCATATTGGAAGAACACTCAATGGTTTTTCTTTATTGGAAGAACAAAAATATGCATTTGAGCAAATTTTATCTTTGGCAAAACAAAATCAAGTTGATGGAATTATCATTGCTGGAGATCTTTATGACCGAGCAGTTCCGAGTGCAGAATCAGTCATAACATTCAATCAGATGCTGAGAGAGATGAATATTATAGAAAAGTTTCCTATTTATATGATTTCAGGGAATCATGATGGAGCCAAAAGACTAAGTTATGCTAAGGACTGGTTGGATTATAATAATTTACATCTACGAACATCCCTTGAGGAAGCCTTTATTCCAGTGGAAACAAAAGAAACTCAGATTTTTTTACTTCCCTTTTTTGACCCAATGGATGCAAGAATATATTTTTCGAATCAGGGATTAGATGAAGAGGACACAAAGCAAATTAAGACAATTGATGATGCGATGACATTGGTAATTTCTAAGATGAAAAGTCAGTTCAATAATAAGAAAAATCAGGTTTTAGTCACTCATTTTGCGGTGAGTCCTCATAAAGAAGAAATTGTTTTAACAAGTGAAACCTCATCTAAAGTAGGTGGATTATCGACCTTAAATGTTTCACAGTTTGCAGATTTTGATTATGTTGCGTTAGGTCATATTCATACTAGGTTAGCTTCCCCAAGTGATAAAGTACAGTATTCGGGAAGTCCAGTAAAATTTAATACCAAAGAAGCGTCAACACAAAAAGGAATCTTTGTTGTTGAAATTAAAGAAAAAATGCTCAATTCTAACTTTCTTCCATTACAAGTTAAAACAGATTTAGTAGTTCTTGAAGAAGAATGGGAGCAACTAATAAACCGTGATTTTTATGAAAGGCAACCACTTAATAAAGCTTGGTTTGCGATTACAATTAAAAATTTTGATCGGACGAAACTCGTGGGACAAAATTTACGTGCCCAACTCCAAAAGATTTATGGAACAATTATAGAACTTGACTATCAATTTGAAAAAAAACAATTAACAAGAAGTAGGAGTCAAGATATTGAAACGTTAGATAATGTGGAAATTCTTTCTAGTTTTTATAAATTTACTACAGGGGAAACGCTAGATGATGTACAAACAGCAATCATCGAAAGTACATTTAATGAATTAGAAGGAGAAAAATAA